From Mus pahari chromosome 20, PAHARI_EIJ_v1.1, whole genome shotgun sequence, the proteins below share one genomic window:
- the Exosc6 gene encoding exosome complex component MTR3, producing MPGDHRRIRGPEESQPPQLYAVEDDETPAARDPTRLRPVYARAGLLSQAKGSAYLEAGGTKVLCAVSGPRQAEGGERGSGPAGAGGEAPAALRGRLICDFRRAPFSGRRRRAPQGGGGEDRELGLALQEALEPAVRLGRYPRAQLEVSALLLEDGGCALAAALTAAALALADAGVEMYDLVVGCGLSLTPGPSPTWLLDPTRLEEEHSAAGLTVALMPVLNQVAGLLGSGEGGQIESWTDAVRLGLEGCQRLYPVLQQCLVRAARRRGAAAPP from the coding sequence ATGCCGGGAGACCATCGCCGCATCCGCGGGCCGGAGGAGTCCCAGCCGCCGCAGCTCTACGCGGTCGAAGACGACGAGACGCCCGCCGCGCGCGACCCGACGCGGCTCCGCCCGGTGTACGCGCGCGCGGGGCTGCTGAGCCAGGCCAAGGGCTCCGCCTACCTGGAGGCGGGCGGTACCAAGGTGCTGTGCGCCGTGTCCGGTCCGCGGCAGGCCGAGGGCGGCGAGCGCGGCAGCGGCCCAGCGGGAGCGGGCGGGGAAGCTCCGGCTGCCCTCCGGGGTCGCCTGATCTGCGACTTCCGCCGCGCTCCCTTCTCCGGTCGCCGGCGTCGCGCGCCCCAGGGCGGCGGCGGTGAGGATCGCGAGCTGGGGCTGGCGCTGCAGGAGGCTCTGGAGCCCGCCGTGCGCCTGGGGCGCTACCCGCGTGCTCAGCTCGAGGTGTCGGCGCTGCTGCTGGAGGACGGCGGCTGTGCGCTGGCCGCGGCGCTCACCGCGGCCGCGCTCGCCCTAGCCGACGCGGGAGTGGAGATGTACGATCTGGTGGTGGGCTGCGGCCTGAGCCTCACCCCGGGACCCTCCCCGACCTGGCTGCTGGACCCCACGCGGCTGGAGGAGGAGCACTCCGCGGCCGGTCTCACGGTGGCACTCATGCCCGTGCTCAATCAGGTGGCCGGGTTACTGGGCAGTGGGGAAGGCGGGCAGATCGAGAGTTGGACCGATGCGGTGCGCCTGGGCCTGGAGGGCTGCCAGCGCCTCTACCCGGTCCTGCAGCAGTGCTTGGTGCGGGCTGCCCGCCGGAGGGGTGCCGCCGCCCCACcctga